In the genome of Streptomyces sp. P3, the window AACAACCTCTCCGGCCTGTGCCTGGACGCCTCCGGCGCCGCGACCGCCAACGGCACCAAGCTGCTCCTGTGGACCTGCACCGGAGGAGCCAACCAGAAGTGGACACGCACCTGAGACCCCCGGAAGGTCCCTGACCACCCCTCCATCCGGTCCACCACGAGGCCACGACCGACTACCCCACCGGACTCGGCGACGCGGCACACCACTGGCCGCGGCGAGCGGCGTCGCGCCCCGCCTTCGGTGACACCCGACTGGCGCTCGTACGCGAGGAGCCGTCCCAGGCCGGGGCGCATGATCCCCGGCCTGGGGCATACACCCGGCACCTCGCACTCCCACAACACCTCCCCTCTCGTACGTGCCGAAACCTCGGCGCGGAACCACCCAGGAGGACCGACCCTTGCCCGACATCCTGCGTCTGCCCGGCAGGCACACCAGACGGTTGGCGGCCTTTGCCGTCTTGTTCCTCACGCTCGCCCTGCTCTACGGGCCGTTCCCGTCGACCGCGCAGGCATCCATACCCGCCACCTCGATCACGGTGGACGGCACGAGCGGCGGCCGTACTTTCGACGGTGTGGGGGCGATCAGTGGCGGCGGCGGCAACACGCGCCTGCTGTACGACTACCCGGCCACCCAGCGCAACCAGGTCCTCGACTACCTGTTCAAGCCGGGTTACGGCGCGAACCTGCAGATCCTCAAGGTGGAGATGGGCGGTGACACCAACTCCACCGACGGCGCCGAGGCCAGCCACCAGCACACCAGGGGCACCATCGACTGCGACGCCGGCTACCAGTGGTGGCTGATGGAGCAGGCCAAGGCCCGTAACCCCAACATCAAGATCCTCGGCATGCCCTGGGGCGCGCCCGGCTGGATCGGAAACGGCACCTTCCACTCCCAGGACATGATCGACTACTACCTGTCCTGGCTGAACTGCGCCAAGCAGCACAGTCTGACGGTCGACTACCTCGGCGGCTGGAACGAGAAGGACTACGTCGCCTCCTGGTACGTGAGCCTGAAGTCGGCCCTGCGGGCGAACGGCTACTCCTCGCTCAAGCTGGTCGGCGGCGACAACTGGGGAGACAACGCCTGGAAGATCGCCACCGACATGAAGAACGACAGCGCCCTGTACGACGCCGTGGACATCGCCGGCGGCCACTACACCTGCGGTGGCATCTCCGCGATGACGGCCTGCTCGTCCACCTCGGACGCCCAGACACTCGGCAAGCCGATCTGGGCCAGTGAGAACGGCTCGCAGGACGCCGAGACCGGTGCTGCGCCGGTGGCCCGCGCCCTCAACCGCGGTTACCTCGACGCCAGGACCACCGCCTACATCAACTGGCCGATCGTCGCGTCCATCTACCAGAACCTCGACTTCGAGACCGTCGGTCTGGTCAACGCCAACCAGCCCTGGTCCGGCAACTACCGTGTGGGCCGTACCGCCTGGGTCATCGCGCAGACGACCCAGTTCACCGCGCCCGGCTGGAAGTACCTCGACACCGCCGGCGGCTACCTCGGGGGCAACCGCGTCAACGGCAGCTACGTCAGCTACGCCGCACCCGACAAGAGTGCCTGGAGCACCGTCCTGGAGACGACGCAGGCCACCGAGGCGCAGACCGTCAGCCTCAAGGTGGCGGGCGGGCTTCCCGGCGGCACCCTGCGGGTGTGGTCCACCGACCTGTCGCAGCCCGGCAAGGACACGCCCGCCATGGTGCGCGGCACCGACCTTGCGGCGACCGGCGGGACCTACACACTCACCCTGCAGCCCGGCCGTGTCTACACGGTGACCACCACCGGCGGGCAGGCCCCCGGCACGGTCACCTCCCCCCAGCGCAGCCAGCTCGCACTGTCCTACTCCGACACCTTCGCCGGCTACAGCGCCGGACGCGAGGCCAGGTACTTCGCCACCATGAACGGCGCGTTCGAGTCGGCCTCCTGCGCCGGCGGCCGCACCGGTCAGTGCCTGCGCCAGACGGCACAGGTCCAGCCGATCAAGTGGACCCACGAGAACAGCACCCAGCCCTACA includes:
- a CDS encoding RICIN domain-containing protein: MPDILRLPGRHTRRLAAFAVLFLTLALLYGPFPSTAQASIPATSITVDGTSGGRTFDGVGAISGGGGNTRLLYDYPATQRNQVLDYLFKPGYGANLQILKVEMGGDTNSTDGAEASHQHTRGTIDCDAGYQWWLMEQAKARNPNIKILGMPWGAPGWIGNGTFHSQDMIDYYLSWLNCAKQHSLTVDYLGGWNEKDYVASWYVSLKSALRANGYSSLKLVGGDNWGDNAWKIATDMKNDSALYDAVDIAGGHYTCGGISAMTACSSTSDAQTLGKPIWASENGSQDAETGAAPVARALNRGYLDARTTAYINWPIVASIYQNLDFETVGLVNANQPWSGNYRVGRTAWVIAQTTQFTAPGWKYLDTAGGYLGGNRVNGSYVSYAAPDKSAWSTVLETTQATEAQTVSLKVAGGLPGGTLRVWSTDLSQPGKDTPAMVRGTDLAATGGTYTLTLQPGRVYTVTTTGGQAPGTVTSPQRSQLALSYSDTFAGYSAGREARYFATMNGAFESASCAGGRTGQCLRQTAQVQPIKWTHENSTQPYTIMGELGWSNYTVSSDVLLEKSGSAAEILGRVGTQGRNNGGLNAYHLRLSDTGTWSLLKTSWTTNNTWIWTTLAGGTVSAPGTNTWHKLSLGFQGSTITAKIDGTTVGTVTDTGYQGGMAGLGTAGYYPVQYSNLSITPGTVPDLSGTYKIVSVRSGKALDASGGATANGTPIIQWADSGATNQQWRLARNSAGYYTVTGVASNKALDIPFATTTPDTQFQLWTATGQPNQQWQIAPADNGNYTIESRSNAYNVAVSANSTADGAAIIQWPTTGATNQQWKLVKIP